Proteins co-encoded in one Cytobacillus sp. NJ13 genomic window:
- a CDS encoding C39 family peptidase yields MAMLKGSYGNRALLKGTVAAAIFAVGVMAPTIPNFSSETVAEAASFTYTVDATSLNVRSGPGTNYSRIGSLAQGSSIQAIERLASGWYKINYNGKTGYVSGQYVRTNEKLYRVNATSLNVRKGPGINYSSVGLIKNGSVLSVIHKESNGWYKISYNGSTGYVSGDYVTAGDPRQARINVPLIAQRPELPSGCEVTSLAMALKFYGVNVSKTTLAKEMPYDSTKLVRNADGSIKTWGDPDVGFVGTPFGNGHTINPGPLKKLLDQYRPGGVNLTGKDFSEIEKAVSEGNPVLAWFTISHEMPNNRSWKTPAGKTISAPTPLHCIVVTGVDADYVYFNDSEAVKKDVKMPKEKFIKIYNAMGKRALAVK; encoded by the coding sequence ATGGCAATGTTAAAAGGTTCATATGGAAACAGAGCTCTATTAAAAGGGACTGTTGCTGCAGCTATATTTGCAGTAGGAGTCATGGCACCAACAATTCCGAACTTTTCAAGCGAGACAGTGGCAGAAGCGGCATCATTTACTTATACGGTAGATGCGACCAGTCTGAATGTCCGTTCTGGCCCGGGGACAAATTATAGCCGGATCGGCAGTCTGGCCCAAGGCAGCAGTATCCAGGCAATCGAACGCCTTGCCAGCGGCTGGTACAAAATTAACTACAATGGCAAAACAGGCTATGTCAGCGGCCAATACGTCCGAACAAATGAAAAACTTTACCGGGTAAATGCTACATCATTAAATGTCCGAAAAGGTCCGGGAATAAATTACAGCAGTGTGGGCCTCATAAAAAACGGATCAGTATTAAGTGTCATACATAAGGAAAGCAATGGCTGGTATAAAATCTCCTACAACGGCAGCACGGGGTATGTAAGCGGTGATTATGTGACAGCCGGTGATCCCCGTCAGGCAAGGATCAATGTACCGCTCATTGCCCAGCGGCCGGAGCTGCCCAGCGGATGTGAAGTGACTTCCCTTGCCATGGCACTGAAGTTTTATGGGGTGAATGTCAGCAAAACAACACTTGCAAAAGAAATGCCATACGACTCAACCAAGCTGGTGAGAAATGCGGACGGTTCTATTAAAACCTGGGGTGACCCTGATGTCGGGTTCGTCGGAACGCCTTTTGGCAATGGCCACACGATAAATCCGGGACCGCTGAAAAAGCTGCTTGACCAATATCGTCCTGGTGGAGTAAACCTGACCGGAAAAGATTTTTCGGAAATCGAAAAGGCTGTTTCAGAGGGTAACCCTGTCTTGGCATGGTTTACAATCAGCCATGAAATGCCGAATAATAGAAGCTGGAAAACGCCTGCCGGCAAAACGATCAGCGCACCGACACCATTGCACTGCATAGTCGTAACCGGTGTGGATGCAGATTATGTTTACTTTAATGACAGTGAAGCAGTTAAGAAAGATGTGAAAATGCCAAAAGAGAAGTTCATTAAGATTTACAATGCAATGGGCAAGCGTGCATTGGCTGTAAAATAG
- a CDS encoding alkaline phosphatase family protein: protein MNKHYFYIVILLIGSIVFPSSGYAEDRVGQENKVVLISFDGMRNDLTKEYVKEGKLPHIKALMKNGVAAKDSKTVTPSLTAPSHAAIASGAAPSETGMVSNKWQDPQKELANGESAFHQPLDKSPLWAEAKKNGKTTATVLFPGSNPDAGTQADYAVYYGETWAESSLDKLQFKKAESWKHTESSFSPLKEAILKLPLKKAKNKEIYILALDTSDDGKTNYNRFIFSENRSADPKDVTVNANEWGAIPVEADGESAGFWFKLKMDPGLEKASIYRTAVTSALIEGPDGFEEELLSEFGFFPVQDDTKAFEKKWITREEYEEISSRFVSWATDVSLYIKEEYQPDLLMFYTPQIDHESHHFLLTDPRQPGYSEDNSQKHKKYIEWAYKLSDDVVGQTLDSLSGEDHLLVVSDHGMEPVHTILAPNTLLKESGLLKTDKKGKVDEENSKAMAVASGSAAQIYLNENLTKKEKEKAADQVEKLFSEYKIKPEFQTKILKGYFDEAGDSIVQGQFSHFNQTAKQFFHHLLRKEEKPYQIAYGNNKENKHPNQGDILLLGARGYMMGSSLTSPHMPAIELGSHGGNPDRKELRAVFFAQGSSFKKESRIDSITTLDIAPTVYKLLDIPAPDFLEGEVLKDALD, encoded by the coding sequence ATGAATAAGCACTATTTTTATATAGTTATTTTATTAATAGGATCGATTGTATTTCCTTCCTCAGGATATGCAGAGGATCGGGTTGGACAGGAAAACAAGGTTGTGCTGATTTCCTTTGATGGAATGAGAAATGACCTGACAAAAGAGTATGTAAAGGAAGGCAAGCTCCCCCACATTAAAGCACTCATGAAGAATGGAGTGGCCGCCAAGGATTCCAAAACCGTAACCCCATCGCTGACCGCCCCCTCACATGCGGCAATTGCTTCAGGTGCAGCCCCGTCTGAAACCGGCATGGTCAGCAATAAGTGGCAGGATCCCCAAAAAGAATTGGCAAATGGAGAAAGCGCCTTCCATCAGCCGCTCGATAAAAGCCCGCTTTGGGCAGAGGCCAAAAAAAACGGCAAAACAACTGCCACAGTGCTGTTTCCAGGGTCAAATCCTGATGCAGGAACACAGGCTGATTACGCAGTCTATTATGGCGAAACCTGGGCAGAGAGTTCTCTGGATAAGCTTCAGTTCAAAAAAGCAGAGAGCTGGAAGCACACCGAAAGCAGCTTTAGCCCTTTAAAGGAAGCTATATTGAAGCTGCCATTAAAAAAAGCAAAGAATAAAGAAATTTATATATTGGCTTTAGACACTTCAGATGATGGAAAGACCAACTATAACCGATTCATTTTTTCGGAAAACCGTTCGGCAGACCCCAAAGATGTCACTGTCAACGCCAATGAATGGGGGGCAATTCCTGTTGAAGCCGATGGCGAATCTGCAGGATTCTGGTTTAAGCTGAAAATGGACCCTGGCCTTGAGAAAGCAAGCATTTACCGGACGGCCGTTACTTCAGCCCTCATTGAAGGACCCGACGGATTTGAAGAGGAGCTGCTTTCAGAATTCGGCTTTTTTCCAGTTCAGGATGATACAAAGGCATTCGAAAAAAAGTGGATTACTAGAGAAGAGTACGAAGAAATCAGTTCACGTTTTGTCAGTTGGGCAACTGATGTGTCTCTGTATATTAAAGAAGAATACCAGCCGGATTTGCTGATGTTTTATACACCTCAAATTGATCATGAATCACATCACTTTCTGCTGACAGATCCTCGGCAGCCTGGGTATTCAGAGGACAATTCTCAAAAACATAAAAAATACATTGAATGGGCATACAAGCTTTCCGATGATGTCGTTGGACAGACGTTGGATAGCCTTAGCGGAGAAGACCACCTTCTTGTTGTATCCGACCACGGCATGGAGCCAGTTCACACCATCCTTGCTCCAAACACTCTTTTGAAAGAATCAGGCCTTTTAAAGACAGATAAAAAAGGCAAAGTGGATGAGGAGAACTCCAAAGCAATGGCTGTGGCCAGCGGGTCAGCTGCACAAATTTATCTGAACGAAAACCTCACTAAGAAAGAGAAGGAAAAGGCTGCAGACCAAGTCGAGAAACTCTTTAGCGAGTATAAAATCAAGCCGGAATTTCAGACGAAAATCCTAAAGGGCTATTTTGATGAAGCTGGTGATTCCATAGTGCAAGGGCAGTTCAGCCATTTTAATCAAACTGCGAAGCAGTTTTTCCATCACCTCTTAAGAAAGGAAGAAAAACCTTATCAGATTGCCTATGGAAATAATAAAGAGAATAAGCACCCTAACCAGGGAGACATTTTGCTGCTTGGCGCAAGGGGCTATATGATGGGCAGCAGCCTAACAAGTCCACATATGCCGGCAATTGAACTCGGAAGCCACGGCGGTAATCCTGATCGGAAAGAACTCAGGGCCGTATTCTTTGCACAAGGTTCTTCTTTTAAAAAGGAGAGCCGGATTGACTCGATTACCACACTGGATATTGCCCCAACTGTCTATAAGCTGCTGGACATACCTGCTCCGGACTTTTTGGAGGGTGAAGTTCTAAAAGATGCTTTAGATTAA
- a CDS encoding PAS domain S-box protein produces MVNDFPILGNDGESIYSNPDELLDLFLNCTADGVAIIDMENRFIRINHMYTVIFGYTEEQVIGRKFTDFQNPEEVKCIIKLVKLGKVYSNVITQRYHQDGSVLDISVSYSPFRNSKGKIIAVLAIFRDMTEFKSMERELRKTRELYDLITGNTTDMIKVFTKDQTVIYASPSHEKALGYSPMQLVGKTCGTFIYTEEEREKFSRVCQKLLETGEPQILETKLDTVNGEIVFVETSISPILNDKGEIELFVAVGRNITDRVNNDAALRNLDRLSIIGQLAAGVAHEIRNPLTSLKGFSKLLQSSVNQEKQGDYLSIIMEELDRIDIIVNEFMSLAKPQAIEFEKGSLMSILESTINVLHPQALLHNVQIHLKHRENDVMLLCSPLQLKQVFVNFLKNAIEAMPNGGNVYISAERIESRRVRIAFADEGAGIDDEMLKYLGTPFYTTKDKGIGLGLTVSNKIIQEHQGLMAIESLIGEGTTVIVELDCI; encoded by the coding sequence TTGGTTAATGATTTCCCGATACTTGGAAATGATGGTGAATCGATTTATTCCAATCCTGATGAATTGCTCGATTTGTTCCTGAACTGTACGGCAGATGGGGTTGCCATCATTGATATGGAGAACCGTTTTATAAGGATAAATCATATGTATACGGTGATTTTTGGGTATACCGAAGAGCAAGTTATTGGCAGAAAGTTTACCGATTTTCAGAACCCGGAAGAAGTGAAGTGTATTATAAAACTGGTTAAACTGGGGAAAGTTTACAGCAATGTGATTACACAGCGCTATCATCAGGATGGTTCGGTACTGGATATATCGGTTTCGTATTCTCCTTTCAGAAATTCCAAGGGTAAAATCATCGCCGTTCTGGCTATATTCCGGGATATGACAGAGTTTAAAAGCATGGAGAGAGAATTAAGAAAAACCAGGGAACTGTACGATTTGATTACTGGGAATACGACAGATATGATAAAAGTCTTTACAAAGGATCAAACGGTGATTTATGCATCCCCATCTCATGAAAAAGCTTTGGGATATTCGCCGATGCAGCTTGTTGGGAAGACCTGCGGCACGTTCATATATACCGAGGAAGAGAGAGAAAAGTTTAGCAGGGTATGTCAAAAGCTGCTGGAAACGGGAGAACCTCAGATCCTTGAAACGAAGTTGGATACGGTTAATGGCGAAATCGTTTTCGTAGAGACAAGCATTTCCCCTATTTTAAACGATAAAGGTGAGATTGAATTATTTGTGGCAGTAGGCAGAAACATAACAGACAGAGTTAATAATGATGCGGCTTTGCGTAACTTGGACCGCCTGTCCATTATCGGACAGCTCGCAGCAGGGGTTGCACATGAGATCAGGAACCCGCTGACTTCATTAAAAGGTTTCTCAAAACTGCTCCAATCCAGCGTTAATCAGGAAAAACAGGGTGATTATTTATCGATTATCATGGAGGAGCTTGATCGAATTGATATCATTGTCAATGAGTTCATGTCCCTGGCAAAGCCCCAGGCAATCGAGTTTGAGAAAGGGAGCTTAATGTCAATTCTTGAAAGTACGATTAACGTACTTCATCCGCAGGCACTGCTTCACAATGTTCAAATTCATCTCAAACATCGTGAGAATGATGTCATGCTATTATGTTCACCTCTCCAGCTGAAGCAAGTGTTTGTGAATTTTTTAAAAAATGCGATTGAAGCGATGCCGAATGGCGGAAATGTATATATCAGTGCTGAAAGAATAGAGAGCAGGCGTGTGAGGATTGCTTTTGCAGATGAAGGAGCAGGCATTGACGATGAAATGCTGAAGTATCTTGGGACCCCTTTTTATACGACAAAAGATAAAGGAATCGGTTTGGGGCTCACAGTCAGCAATAAGATTATTCAGGAGCATCAAGGTTTGATGGCCATCGAAAGTCTTATAGGTGAAGGCACTACGGTGATTGTGGAATTGGATTGTATATAG
- the rlmD gene encoding 23S rRNA (uracil(1939)-C(5))-methyltransferase RlmD: MSRTLPVQKNDYIDVTFEDLTHEGAGVAKVDGYPLFVPDGLPGERAKVKVIKVNKGYGFGRLIEIYESSPYRVEAPCPIYKECGGCQLQHLSYEGQLLAKEKQVRDVLERIGKLEGVKVHPVLGMKDPWRYRNKAQVPIGEQEGGLIGGFYQQRTHQIIDMKECLIQQEKNDEVVQKVKEICGRYGVRAYDEGRHKGELRHVMARHGLVTGEVMIVLVTRTSELPHKEKIVEEIASSIEGVKSVVHNVNSKKTNVIMGAVTRVLWGEEVIYDFIGDIKFAISARSFYQVNPEQTKVLYDKALEYANLSGEEKVIDAYCGIGTISLFLAQKAKEVFGVEIVPEAIEDAKRNADLNGMTNASFAVGKAEEVIPEWYKKGNTADVLVVDPPRKGCDEALLKTILSMKPKKVVYVSCNPGTLARDLRILEDGGYRTIEVQPVDMFPQTMHCEAVAGLEWREGS; encoded by the coding sequence ATGAGCAGAACATTACCGGTGCAAAAAAATGATTATATAGATGTTACATTTGAGGATTTGACGCATGAAGGGGCAGGAGTTGCAAAGGTGGACGGTTATCCGCTATTTGTGCCGGATGGGCTTCCCGGTGAGAGAGCAAAGGTAAAAGTGATTAAGGTGAATAAGGGATATGGATTTGGGCGCCTGATCGAGATATATGAAAGCAGCCCATATCGAGTAGAAGCACCCTGCCCGATTTATAAGGAGTGCGGCGGATGTCAGCTGCAGCACCTGAGCTATGAAGGCCAGCTTCTCGCCAAGGAAAAACAGGTCAGAGATGTTCTGGAAAGGATCGGGAAGCTTGAGGGAGTCAAGGTGCATCCGGTTCTCGGCATGAAGGATCCTTGGCGCTACAGAAATAAAGCGCAGGTTCCGATTGGCGAGCAGGAAGGCGGACTGATCGGCGGATTTTATCAGCAGCGCACCCACCAGATCATTGATATGAAGGAATGCCTCATCCAGCAGGAAAAAAATGATGAGGTTGTACAAAAGGTAAAGGAAATTTGCGGCCGCTATGGTGTCCGCGCTTATGATGAAGGCAGGCATAAAGGCGAGCTTCGCCACGTTATGGCGCGCCATGGGCTTGTGACAGGCGAAGTGATGATTGTCCTTGTCACAAGGACGAGCGAGCTTCCGCATAAGGAAAAGATTGTGGAAGAGATTGCATCAAGCATTGAAGGTGTTAAATCCGTCGTCCATAATGTGAATTCCAAGAAGACGAATGTGATCATGGGAGCTGTCACACGAGTCCTCTGGGGCGAAGAAGTGATCTATGATTTTATTGGCGATATTAAATTTGCGATTTCCGCCCGCTCCTTTTATCAGGTAAACCCGGAGCAAACAAAAGTTTTATATGATAAAGCTCTGGAATATGCGAATCTGAGCGGAGAAGAAAAGGTTATCGATGCGTACTGCGGAATTGGCACCATTTCGCTTTTCCTGGCCCAGAAAGCAAAAGAGGTGTTCGGTGTTGAAATCGTGCCGGAAGCTATTGAGGATGCGAAGAGAAATGCTGACCTAAACGGTATGACAAATGCTTCATTTGCAGTCGGGAAAGCAGAAGAAGTAATTCCTGAATGGTATAAAAAGGGGAACACCGCAGATGTGCTAGTCGTTGACCCGCCGCGAAAAGGCTGTGATGAAGCTCTGCTGAAAACCATTTTAAGCATGAAGCCAAAGAAAGTCGTCTATGTATCCTGCAATCCGGGAACATTGGCAAGGGATCTGCGTATTTTGGAGGACGGCGGGTACAGGACCATCGAAGTGCAGCCGGTGGATATGTTCCCTCAGACTATGCATTGTGAAGCTGTCGCGGGATTAGAATGGAGAGAGGGCAGCTGA
- a CDS encoding diacylglycerol kinase, with protein MKRARIIYNPTSGREIFKRHLAEVLQKLESAGYETSCHATTGEGDAIKAARAAVERRFDLVIAAGGDGTINEVVNGLAEQDYRPRLGIIPTGTTNDFARALHIPRDVEAAAEIIVKGDTIPVDIGRINEKYFINIAGGGRLTELTYEVPSKLKTMIGQLAYYLKGIEMLPSFRSTEVSIEFDGKIFEGEAMLFLVGLTNSVGGFEKLAPDSCINDGLFSLLILKKTNLADFIRIATMAVRGEHVKDPNVIYTQANRIKVQSKEKVQLNLDGEFGGLLPAEFVNLYRHLEVFVPIDQIREEDRPTDWESSHE; from the coding sequence ATGAAAAGAGCAAGAATTATTTATAATCCGACTTCAGGCCGGGAAATTTTTAAAAGACATTTAGCAGAGGTTCTGCAAAAGCTGGAGAGTGCAGGATATGAAACCTCATGCCATGCCACCACAGGTGAAGGGGATGCGATTAAAGCTGCACGGGCAGCTGTTGAACGCCGCTTCGACCTGGTTATTGCAGCAGGCGGCGACGGTACGATTAACGAGGTGGTAAACGGGCTCGCTGAACAGGATTACCGTCCGCGTCTCGGCATTATCCCTACGGGCACAACCAATGATTTTGCCCGTGCGCTCCATATTCCAAGAGATGTGGAAGCGGCTGCTGAAATCATTGTAAAAGGAGATACCATTCCTGTCGATATTGGCCGCATAAATGAAAAATATTTTATAAATATTGCTGGTGGCGGAAGGCTGACAGAGCTGACTTACGAGGTGCCAAGCAAGCTTAAAACAATGATTGGCCAGCTTGCCTATTACCTTAAGGGAATCGAAATGCTGCCTTCCTTCCGTTCAACCGAAGTAAGCATCGAGTTTGACGGGAAAATCTTTGAAGGTGAAGCCATGCTTTTCCTTGTCGGTCTGACAAATTCAGTCGGCGGGTTTGAAAAGCTGGCGCCGGATTCCTGTATAAATGACGGGCTATTTTCCCTGCTGATATTAAAGAAAACTAATCTTGCTGATTTTATCCGGATCGCGACAATGGCTGTCCGGGGCGAGCATGTAAAAGATCCGAACGTTATCTATACGCAGGCAAACCGCATCAAAGTACAATCCAAAGAGAAAGTCCAGCTCAATCTTGACGGTGAATTTGGCGGGCTGCTTCCTGCTGAATTCGTAAACCTGTACAGGCATTTGGAAGTGTTTGTCCCAATTGACCAGATTCGTGAAGAAGACCGTCCGACCGATTGGGAAAGTTCCCACGAATAA
- a CDS encoding TetR/AcrR family transcriptional regulator, producing MSPIVSEEYKRKKKKEILAGALACFAKKGFQAATIDDIVAYSGISKGAIYNYFKSKEEIYLELLNEQTESANARLAERISSFSSAEEKLEYLFDLYRNMSPFSQERKDRITVQLEFTLHSSRDENLNRILNERGKKFFLKLITNIMEEGQTAGEFRPDADPNHVAGLFWTFMDGAMLHRVINEEYPYKTIIDYVKSLVLQDLKQE from the coding sequence TTGTCGCCTATCGTATCAGAGGAATATAAGCGGAAGAAAAAGAAAGAGATCCTGGCGGGCGCATTGGCCTGCTTTGCCAAAAAGGGATTTCAGGCAGCGACCATTGATGACATTGTCGCTTATTCAGGAATCAGCAAGGGAGCCATCTATAATTATTTTAAAAGCAAGGAAGAAATCTATCTGGAGCTTTTGAATGAGCAGACAGAATCAGCTAATGCAAGACTTGCTGAGAGAATATCCAGTTTCTCTTCAGCGGAAGAGAAACTGGAATATCTTTTTGATTTGTATAGGAATATGAGCCCATTCAGCCAGGAACGAAAAGATAGAATTACTGTACAGCTGGAATTTACACTGCATTCCTCAAGAGATGAAAACTTGAATCGAATTTTGAACGAAAGAGGAAAGAAGTTCTTTTTGAAATTGATAACAAATATTATGGAAGAAGGACAGACTGCCGGGGAATTCCGTCCGGATGCAGATCCAAATCATGTAGCGGGATTATTCTGGACTTTTATGGACGGGGCAATGCTTCATAGAGTAATTAATGAAGAATATCCATATAAAACCATTATTGACTATGTTAAGAGCCTTGTTTTGCAGGACCTGAAACAGGAATAA